One genomic segment of Deltaproteobacteria bacterium includes these proteins:
- a CDS encoding BON domain-containing protein: protein MAIITIYQGASGSGEELADAVAQSLGCGCVGRELLIQTSLKYGISEAKLNEIVERGPTWWERFAQNLQPYRIALTASLCEIIDTEGQAGMVYHGHLGHELLPNMNHVLKVLLTAPLESRIEQVCERQNLKPAAARRYLEEIDKARSRRLQAMFGHDWRDSSRFDVVVNLERMSVHATKHLIVEAVRLPEYQASPATHQVFADFSLATRVHAALVMSADFSQSSFDIKASDGTVDVTGALPTWLGEDRVVEKIKQIPGVKNIRTDFVNAPDMIFGE, encoded by the coding sequence ATGGCGATCATCACGATTTACCAGGGCGCTTCGGGAAGCGGCGAAGAACTGGCCGACGCGGTGGCGCAGTCGTTGGGTTGCGGCTGCGTCGGACGCGAGCTGCTAATTCAAACGAGTCTCAAATACGGCATCTCCGAGGCCAAGCTGAACGAGATCGTCGAGCGTGGGCCGACCTGGTGGGAGCGCTTTGCGCAAAACTTGCAGCCCTACCGCATCGCGCTCACGGCGTCGCTGTGCGAAATAATAGATACCGAAGGGCAGGCCGGCATGGTCTACCACGGCCATCTCGGCCATGAGCTGCTGCCCAACATGAATCATGTGCTCAAAGTCTTGCTGACGGCGCCGTTGGAGTCACGCATCGAGCAGGTGTGTGAGCGGCAAAATCTCAAACCCGCGGCGGCGCGCCGCTACCTCGAGGAAATCGACAAGGCGCGCAGCCGCCGGCTCCAGGCAATGTTCGGCCACGACTGGCGCGATAGCAGCCGGTTCGACGTGGTGGTTAATTTGGAGCGCATGAGCGTGCACGCCACCAAGCATCTGATCGTCGAAGCGGTGCGCTTGCCGGAATATCAAGCCAGCCCAGCGACGCATCAAGTGTTCGCGGATTTTTCCTTGGCGACCCGGGTGCACGCCGCGCTGGTGATGTCCGCTGATTTCTCGCAGTCGAGTTTTGACATCAAGGCGAGTGACGGCACCGTGGACGTAACCGGCGCCTTGCCGACTTGGCTCGGGGAAGACCGCGTCGTCGAAAAGATCAAACAAATACCCGGGGTAAAAAATATCCGGACGGATTTTGTCAACGCGCCGGACATGATTTTCGGCGAATAA